The following nucleotide sequence is from Vanessa cardui chromosome 3, ilVanCard2.1, whole genome shotgun sequence.
CCTCTTGGAAAGCAATGGTGATACATGATTCCAGCACAATACAGTCTCTACAATTGTTAACAGCTGTTTTGTCAGTGAAGCCTGTTCTCCTTCCGGCTGATGCCCCGATCGAACTATTTGTTCTAATACTCCAACAgtaaatctaaatattctttttagATCTTGaccttcaaatgtttttttaagtttaaaatgtaCTTCCCATATCAATCCAACATCAGCAGATTTCACAGTTATAGCATATTCTTGCATTATCGATAAAATTAACGAGCATGCCAATTTTTGTTGACTTATTGGGGAGCTCAGGATAATTTTTTCTAATTCCTCCAGCAATGCTTTCCTTTCTCTTCCACCATCGTTTATACTACCTCTTTTTACTATTACCGCTATagtctacaaaaaatattgaacattaggtaaatatagatttttacaattattaactgTAACTTGATTAGCTAACAGTATAgttgtatacataatatttttagctattaaatattattatatttatacaatgttACCTGTAGtaacttttcttttaaaaaaggcGGTACTTCTCTTCTAAGAAGGTAAAGTAATAGGTATTCTCTGAGTGAAGATATATCATCCGCAGATAATAAGTTCCATTCTCGTATAAGTGCAGACTTTATAAGACTGGCACCTTCGAAGAGTACACAATCAGTATTTGATTTTTCAAGTATTTCTCTACACAGTTGATATGGATTCTTGGTGCTCCTAAATTCAAGGAATACACTTTCTGCCTGATGTCGCTGCTCAGAACTCACTAAATTAGGCGGCGcctataaaataagattataaaacatataaaagcatgtgtaaaatttattgtaaataaaaacattagttATTAGGAcaactatgttttatttaatacttaaactTACCATAAGCACTTGCGCCGCTGCTTCCAATGTTTGTATAGCGGAATTATCCATGTTTATTAGCAGATACAATAAAATAGAagtatttttatgaatgaaaaaatattttatttactccaAATCATATCAATACGTCAATCTGGTGGCCAACCGTATATATCTCGACATTCACATATAGGCACTTTTTCAGATATATTCAATTacgatttatatgtaataaatctaaaatttactaattttgtATTGTGGATGTGATGAGATAAATGTTAATACCCCATATTTCGTCACAGactaaaaaagaaaatcaacaTAAATCATCAAAGAGAAAACAGACTAACAGTTGTCAAAAGATCAATTTACAATacatttgtatttctttattttttttttgaaaaatggtataacaagttttaaaaaatgcttaaatctcttaaatatacacatttcaatcataatatatatgtttttaaatagctGAACGGTAATTGTACTTTTGTttgctttaaaataatacttttaaacagaaaatattttacaaatcttATTAACAGAAGTGTGtagtttattttcaaacataagatccttaaaattttcgaaaatatgaagtagattgaaattaaacttatacaataaagtcattaaattagaatatatttttaaaaagttaagtaacgtcaatcaatatttaatttgtcgTAACAATAATTAGCTTGTATTTGGCTtgtatttacaaacaaatattggaACATTATACTTATTTGAATAGGTACCTACGTAATCTAATACCTAATCGATAGCCGACTATATTTTTATCATCGTTTTAACgtgtattcaaatatttatttatttctttcaagTACATGCACGATTCTTAAACTCACATACATCCAGAACTGTCTTTGAGACCAAATTGAATGGTTtgtgaaaaatattatgaatttaattatattcagagTCTTTTAACTAACGAAAGACATGAAAACTAGGTGATTCTCTTTAAGAGAAAAATAATCCATGTAAAAATCTGCTAGGAGAAAATAGATGACATGCGATGGCCACGtagctgaatattcatatgatCTTTAACCTTAATCTGAcgtcttttattaatttttaaatttttaatcatatttaaggttttatatatacattaaaaaacccAGCACTCTGAATCTTGAACTTTGTCTCTTTACCCTTCGGTCTAAGTTTGTCTTCTCCTATGTTTtccaaaaataatgaatatgtattataaatcaatGAATGTAatccaatttattatttaatttccatgCATAACATTTACAGATTAAAGATTTTAAGTTCAGATTCCGAGTATTTTAATAGCTTTTAttcaaatcattaaatttaattttatttacattattggcttaatttgataatatgttgttattttatattaaatagcaCAACTGAGTTGTAAAATAAGTTCCACCTATCCGACTACTCATCGTACGATCTAATATCTAGGGCAGTTTTAGTAGGTAGTTACGTGGAATAAATTAAAGCCTGTTTTCAAAACGCTTCATTCACACAGTCGAAGCTACTCGGCCTCTTAAactcttaattatattattttagtgtagCCTTCAttgcgaatattaaaaaaaaacagagaaATCATCCAtcgatttacttttttattgacttttttctctcaaattttgtattttagtgTAGTAATTTAAacgttgtaatttattaaatatgttcatgatttatttaatgaacaTTAACTTTCTTAACTTAACTTTCTCTTCAATGTACAGAACCCTCTCCTCGCCAGTTTCCTCACTCGTGACCTATTATTTTTACGTTCGCTAATTCGCTTCAATTTCAATCCAGCAGCGGACAAAATGAGACGAGACTAGCTAATTGgtttactttactatgttttaCAACGAGAATTGTCAATTCAAACATTCGTCATGATGGAATCCCAATGCAAAtgctaattaataaaacataatgaaACAAGACGCAAATATAAagttaagttttaatttcaattaattctaGTTTGTAACGgttgtatttttgtgtttgttggtagtacaattactttatataattgcgcgattcttaaataaatgcaataattaaaaacacatcTGATCTGATGACTGATAAGTCGAATATACACACACTATATTttcgaattataaattttcaaatttatgaaatataaggaataatataccttatattttagtaataaatttcttaattatttgtaGTAGACACATAAATGATATTcgaacttttttttactttaaaaaaagaagattcACTCACTTGGACActatagaaacttttttttttaagatttattcaaTAATGTAATCTTGGTAAAATAATGGATggaataaaactaatatatttgaCAGAAAGGTtagaaattgtttattgatcaatgttttttcaaaaaaatacatagtttttgaaaatgttttatagtcaaagttataaatatatcatattttgctgatcatttaatttgtaaaggTATCCTTTGATCTTCCgctaattaaaactttttttttaacaagtaTCTTcaactattattttcaatttcttttaatctcttttgtaataaattgtgGTCTAATCTATGCTTACATAAAAACTGACCATTAAAGAATAGAACTGGTATATCATGCCTATATAATCTTAGCCACCTGAGATTTTCTTTTTGAGTAATATCAACTTTTTGAATTATAAGTTTATGTTTATATGGTTCTAACTCTTCCATGGCTATGTCACATAATTGACATGGATCTTTTGTGTAGAATGTCAAAATAGGTGGGCCTTCGACACCATTATCTCTGAAAAATTACAAAGTCTGAGGAAACATTATAAATGATACTAAATGTAACATTGTAttacagtatttttattataaaatattctgattttttatatatttgaataatttaatagaaaacaacaatatattttatgaaatgtgATATAAAACTATTGCTTAAAGCTAccttaataatacatattatgaaatTCACTTATGAATAATTGTAGCAAATTAAGAAGGCACTAATGGatactttttacaaatgatttatctTTGaatcttttgtaaatattaaatttatttacaacaaatttaattttagttaagaTTGTTTTCACTTTATTTTAGTGTCACACAGTAAACATTGCTATGATATCCAGAAACTTACAATTTTTCAATCATTATAGAAGACGCACCACCACCTCCATTACAGATTGATGCAACACCTTTTTCTCCTTTCTTTAAGGCATGGCATAAATGTACAATTATGCGTGCACCAGACATACCAATAGGATGTCCAAGACTAACTGCACCACCATGGACATTAACCTTGGCAGGGTCTAGGTCTAAAAGTTTTTGATTTGCGACAGCTACCACACTAAAAGCTTCATTGATTTCCCAAAGAGCTACATCTTCTTTTTTAACTCCCGTCTTTTTCAATAAGGTGGGAATAGCAACCGCTGGTGCAATCGGGAAATCTATTGGATCACACTCTCCATCAGCATAACCAACAACACGAGCCAATGGCTTAACATTCAGTCTTTGAGCTGCTTCAGCAGTCATTAATACCAGTGCTGCTGCTCCATCATTTAAAGTGGAAGCATTTCCAGCCGTAACTGTTCCATTCTCTCTCTGAAATACAGTTGCCAATTTGCCGAACTtttcaaaattaacttttttgtaTTCCTCATCTTCTGAAAATATAATTGGAGGAGCACCTCTCTTTTGTGGGACTGGCACTGACACTAATTCATCAGCAAATGCTTTAGCTTCATATGCAGCTGCACTTCTCTTATAGCTAGACATGGCATAATCATCTTGTTGTTGTCTGGAGATTTCTAGTTTCTTTGCAGTATTTTCAGCACAATTTCCCATATGGAATTTGTTATAAACATCAGTTAACCCATCAAATACAATACCATCTACTAGTTGCATACCACCATAAGCAGTTTCACCTCTTTTCAAATAGTAGGGTACATTTGACATGGATTCCATTCCTCCGGCAAGCATTACATCTTGGGTACCAGTTTGGAGGCCTTGAGTTGCTAACATCACGGACTTCATTCCTGACGCGCAAACTTTATTTACCGTGGTGCATATGGTGCTTTTTGGGAGACCAGCAAAAATCACGGCTTGTCTGGCAGGGGCTTGCCCAAGATACCCTGAACAAACATTGCCCATGTATacctaaaacaaacaataaaataaacctttgaatataacatttattcatccttataaaaaatattgtatgaatataACTCGTAAAATATTTTCGCAATGTTAACTTAAAAAACGACAGATTCTTATCTAAGCATTTGATTATAGATAACATATCTTATTTAACTGATATTTTCTTAtaagaaagttattttaaatagtcaaaaatacaaatttactaataggaataaattattaactagGTACCTACGCATCTTC
It contains:
- the LOC124543752 gene encoding acetyl-CoA acetyltransferase, mitochondrial isoform X3 → MIFLKGTRLISIKMLPGSMLSRAMAAYSTKVSLNEVVIASAVRTPIGSFRGSLASVSATELGAVAVKAAIERAGIPNEEVKEVYMGNVCSGYLGQAPARQAVIFAGLPKSTICTTVNKVCASGMKSVMLATQGLQTGTQDVMLAGGMESMSNVPYYLKRGETAYGGMQLVDGIVFDGLTDVYNKFHMGNCAENTAKKLEISRQQQDDYAMSSYKRSAAAYEAKAFADELVSVPVPQKRGAPPIIFSEDEEYKKVNFEKFGKLATVFQRENGTVTAGNASTLNDGAAALVLMTAEAAQRLNVKPLARVVGYADGECDPIDFPIAPAVAIPTLLKKTGVKKEDVALWEINEAFSVVAVANQKLLDLDPAKVNVHGGAVSLGHPIGMSGARIIVHLCHALKKGEKGVASICNGGGGASSIMIEKL
- the LOC124543752 gene encoding acetyl-CoA acetyltransferase, mitochondrial isoform X2, coding for MAAYSTKVSLNEVVIASAVRTPIGSFRGSLASVSATELGAVAVKAAIERAGIPNEEVKEVYMGNVCSGYLGQAPARQAVIFAGLPKSTICTTVNKVCASGMKSVMLATQGLQTGTQDVMLAGGMESMSNVPYYLKRGETAYGGMQLVDGIVFDGLTDVYNKFHMGNCAENTAKKLEISRQQQDDYAMSSYKRSAAAYEAKAFADELVSVPVPQKRGAPPIIFSEDEEYKKVNFEKFGKLATVFQRENGTVTAGNASTLNDGAAALVLMTAEAAQRLNVKPLARVVGYADGECDPIDFPIAPAVAIPTLLKKTGVKKEDVALWEINEAFSVVAVANQKLLDLDPAKVNVHGGAVSLGHPIGMSGARIIVHLCHALKKGEKGVASICNGGGGASSIMIEKLDNGVEGPPILTFYTKDPCQLCDIAMEELEPYKHKLIIQKVDITQKENLRWLRLYRHDIPVLFFNGQFLCKHRLDHNLLQKRLKEIENNS
- the LOC124543752 gene encoding acetyl-CoA acetyltransferase, mitochondrial isoform X1, whose product is MIFLKGTRLISIKMLPGSMLSRAMAAYSTKVSLNEVVIASAVRTPIGSFRGSLASVSATELGAVAVKAAIERAGIPNEEVKEVYMGNVCSGYLGQAPARQAVIFAGLPKSTICTTVNKVCASGMKSVMLATQGLQTGTQDVMLAGGMESMSNVPYYLKRGETAYGGMQLVDGIVFDGLTDVYNKFHMGNCAENTAKKLEISRQQQDDYAMSSYKRSAAAYEAKAFADELVSVPVPQKRGAPPIIFSEDEEYKKVNFEKFGKLATVFQRENGTVTAGNASTLNDGAAALVLMTAEAAQRLNVKPLARVVGYADGECDPIDFPIAPAVAIPTLLKKTGVKKEDVALWEINEAFSVVAVANQKLLDLDPAKVNVHGGAVSLGHPIGMSGARIIVHLCHALKKGEKGVASICNGGGGASSIMIEKLDNGVEGPPILTFYTKDPCQLCDIAMEELEPYKHKLIIQKVDITQKENLRWLRLYRHDIPVLFFNGQFLCKHRLDHNLLQKRLKEIENNS